GAGCACCTTCCCGTGGCTCTTTACGAGGAGGATGGGATCATGATTTTCTCCGGGAGCGCTGTGGTGGACAGAAACAACACGAGCGGATTCGGAAAAGGAGGTGTTCCGCCGTTGGTTGCGATTTACACGGGGCACTACACGGGTAAGCCATTGCAGAACCAGCAGATCGCCTACAGCAACGATCGCGGGCGGAGTTGGACCAAGTACCACGGCAATCCGGTGTTGGATTTGGGCGAGAAGGATTTTCGAGATCCGAAGGTGTTCTGGCATGAATCCACGCGGCGATGGGTCGTGGTGGTTTCCTGGCCCGTTCAACGGAAGGTTCGATTCTATAGTTCGCCGAATTTGAAGGAGTGGAGCCATTTGAGCGATTTCGGTCCGGCGGGCTCGACTCAGGGTATTTGGGAATGTCCCGATTTGTTCCCACTGCCCGTGGAGGGCCGGAGCCGCGGTTCGAAATGGGTGTTGATCGTCAATGTCGGATCGGGCGCTCCGGCTGGGGGCTCGGGTTGCCAATACTTCATAGGCGAATTCAATGGACGCGAGTTCGTTTCCGAGACAAAGGACGCGCTTTGGGCTGATTATGGGAGGGACTTTTACGCGGCGGTTTCGTGGAGCGACGTGCCGCGTCGGGATGGACGGCGGCTTTGGCTGGGATGGATGAGCAATTGGGAATACGCCAACGATGTGCCCACAACTCCATGGCGTTCGGCCATGACGATACCGAGATCCCTTACTCTCCGTCATGAGGAGGGGCAATGGATGCTGCTCCAGCGTCCGGTGAAGGAGCTTCAGCGCTGGAGAGGATTATCGAGGAAACAAACCCTTGGTCCCTTGGAAGGGAATGTTTCGCTCTCACGGATCGAGCCGGTGATGCAGAGCGGTTTCGAGCTAGATGCGGTACTGCGTCCGAGCGCGGATGCGGTGTTCCATCTGACCTTTCACACGGGGCCGAACGAGAAGACCGTGATTCGATTCGATCTCGGCCAACAACGCATGGCGCTGGATCGTGCGCGTTCCGGGAACGTGGCTTTTCACCCCAAGTTTTCAGGGGTTTTTGAGGGACCCGTGACGGTTCGAGACGGCGAGCTCAAGCTGACGCTGTTTGTCGATTCGTCTTCGATTGAAGTTTTTGCGAACGACGGGGAGACCGTGTTGACCCATTTGATTTTGCCCGCCGGGACTCAGCGCAGCGTCGAGGTCGGAGTGGAGCGGGGGATGATCCACCGCTCGCGCTACCAAGCTTGGGAGATCCTGTCGACGTGGCGAAAATAGCGGATTCTCCCTATTTTTTGAACAAAGTGTCGAAGATCTGGTAGAGGCCGGCTGCGGTCGTGGCCAACACGGAGATCCAGACACAAAGAGTCCAAGCCTGGCCGGGGAGCGCGGGTCCGGGAATGCGCCGGTAGCGAAAATAGAGCGCCGCGACCGCCAGAAACGGGAGCATCACACCTTGAGCGACGGCCCCGACTTGGACCAAGGTTACTGGTTTTTCCCACACGAGAAACAAACTGGTTGAAATCGCGGGCAAGACGATGCATCCCCACTTGATGGCCTGCTCGCGCGAGCCCGGACGCGTCAGATCCAGCACGCGGAAGAGTCCGGCGACATCGATCAACAAACGTGAATTGGAGGCCGTCGAGACGAAGGCGGTCGAGTAGAGGACATTGAAGGCGCCAAAGAGAAACAGATAAAAACTCCAGGTTCCGAAACTATCGAGATAGAGGCGGGCCAGCGTGTCGATCATGCCCTTGTCCGAAACTTTCAGTCCTTTCGCGTGGAGAACGGCGGCGCCCAGCAGATAGAAAGCGGCGGTGGCCACGGTATAGATGATCATGGAAATCCACGCGTCGCTACGCATGACCTTCAGCCAGCCTTGTACCCTGGTGTTCCATTCGGCGCTGCCATCGTTCCGGCCCACGTACTTTCCGTATCCTTTTTCAAGGCACCAATACGGGTAGTAAATCAGCTCCGACGCGCCCACGCCGATGATGCCGAATGCGGCGAAAGCGGTGGCGAACTTGTCGGGCAATTCAAACTGGAAACCGGAAATTACCTGCGCGGCCGAGATGCGATAATCAGTCCATTGAAGCGCGCCCAGGGCCACAAGGGTGGCCAGGGTGAAGGCCACCACCATGAAGGTCGAAAGGTTTTCCACCAGGCGATACCGCCCGAAGAAAAGCAGGACCGCGCATGACCCGCCGACGAACAGGGCGATCAGGCGGCCGGGCATGGTGAAGCCCGCGCTGCCGAGCACTTGGGCGATGCCTCCGACGATGCCCGCCACCTGAAAGGTGAGCGCGATAAACATCAGAATCCACAGCCAAACAAGCCAGGACACCTTCCATCTTGGACCGGGGATGGAATCCAATGCTTCCAGGGTGGTCTGGCCGGTGCAAATGGCGTAACGCCCGAGTTCAACCTGCACGAAGACCTTGATGATACAACCGAGGACGATCAGCCAGAGGAGTTCGAATCCTGCCTCCCCCGCCAGTTTCGGAGTCATGATGAGTTCTCCGGAACCCACGATCGAGGCAGTGAGAATCAAACCGGGACCGATGAATCTCAAGATCGAGCCGAATCGGGCCGGAGCCGGCATGGGGGTCATGCCCGTCAGCGTACGAGACCCATCGAGAAGGCGTCAAGGACGCGCCGAAGATGCACATCAGAAGTGGTGCATGCCGAGGTTGTCGGTGGCCGGGTTGTCGTGGTAACGCAGACAGCCCTGTCTGCTGTTTCGCAGGCTGCCCAGCCTGCGGGGCGACGAAGGGAACCCGGCGCGTGGAGAGCATGGAAGGACCTCTTTCTTCACCCGCCGGGTCGACGGGCCGCCGGCGATACGGCAGGCTGGGCAGCCAGCGCCACACGACAGACATCTTCGGGATGCACCGGGTCAGGAGGCATCTGCGCTCGGGCGAAGATCGAGCACGCTCAATTGGGGCAAACGGCGCCCCATATATTCATTAACCGAGGGGGTGAAGGCGATGTCGAAGCGATCGAGATTTGGCAACGCCGGAGGCGCGTTCCACCAGATGGCGTCCAGGGGCGATCCCAAACCATCCGTGACCTGGAATTTGAGGTGCCGATTATCGCGGCCTACCCGCATGGGCGTTCGGGAGAGACGCGCTCCCTGCAGGCAAAGCCGGACGGCATGATTTCCTTGGCCAAAAGGTTCCATCCGAGTGATCCAATCCAAGTTTTCCAAAGTGATCTCCCGCGAGGTGACCATGGCATCCAGCAGGAGTGAAGGGGTCCATTGCTCGGGCGTGACGCGTGATTGCGCGATGTGGTTCAGTCTGATCCGCAACGCGTCCACCTGGGAGGGGTGGATGGTGAGTCCTGCCGCCATGGCGTGTCCGCCGCTGCGGATGAGGAGGTCGGAACATTCGCGCAGTGCGAGGGAAAGATCGAGTCCCTCGATGCTGCGGCCGGAACCTCTCCAGTTTTCGCCATCGCTTCCCAGCACGATGGCGGGGCGGTGGAATTCACGGAGAACTCGTGAAGCGACGATGCCGACCACGCCCAGATGCCACGAGGCATCGCCGACCACGATGAACCAGGTTTGCCCATCGACCATTTCCCGGCGGGCTCGCTCCACGGCCTCGGTGGCAATGAGTTTTTCGATCCGTTGCCGCTCTTGATTGCAGAGGTCGAGTCCGGTCGCGAGCTCGAAGGCGTTGGCTTTGTCGCGGGTGAGGAGCAAGTCCAGTGCGGCCCCGGCTTGTTCGATGCGTCCTGCCGCGTTCAACCGGGGGGCGAGTTGAAAAGCGACCTCGGAGACTCCGAGGCTCGAGCGCACTCCAGAGACTTGGATCAAGGATCGAACGCCTTCCCGGGGGGTCGCTCGGAGTCGTTCCAGTCCGTTCGACACCAGGATGCGGTTTTCCCGGGTGAGGGGGACCAAGTCGGCGACGGTGCCCAGAGCCACGAGGTCGAGCGTCAGGCGGACATCGGTTTTGACGAAACGCGCGTCTTCCCGCCGCCGCCCCTCCTTGACCAACGCATGGATCAACTTGAACGCGAGTCCCGCTGAACACAGGTCGCGCAACGGGGAGGAAGATTCGAGCCGTTGTGGATTGACGAAAGCGACGGGAGAGGGTGGCGGGGTGCCGGGCTGATGATGATCGAGGACGATGGCATCGATGCTGCGCGCTTGGAGTTGGACGATGACGTCGGCGGAGGAGGATCCGCAATCCACGGCGAGCAGGAGGCGGCAAGGATGCCGTTCGAGGCAGTTGTCCACGCCTTCAACGCTGAGACCATAACCTTCGTCCAGACGATGGGGGAGGTAGGTGGCGGCTCTCCAGCCATGATCCCTGAGGAATTCGAACAGCAGCGCGGTGGCGGTTACGCCATCGACGTCGTAATCGCCGAAAATAACGACAGGGTGCCCCTCGGCAAGCGCCTCGAACAGGCGGTTGACGGCTCGGTCCATGTCGGGGAGAGCGAAAGGGTCGCCCAATTCTCGCAAGCGCGGGGAAAGGAACCGCCCGGATTCTTCGGAGGTTCGTTGTCCTCTCTGCCAGAGACACCTTGCGAGGAAAGGTGGGATGTTGAGTGTGCCGGAAAGCGCGGCGACGTCCTCGTCCGGGATCTTGGGCAGGATCCAGCGTTTGTTCACTCGAATAATCCTTTCCACCATTCGAGAAGGGGATCCCAGATCCGAACCAGGAGGGCGGCGGAGCCCAGATAGATGGCGACGGCATAGCCGGCCCCAAGGATCGCGAGGAGGCATCCGACCATGGCCATCCATCCGTCTTGAACCATGGTGGAGGTGGCCAAAATCAAGATGGCATAAGCGGGCAACGCATTGGTCATGGGCACCAAGGGGGGGAACGGCAAGGTGAGAACCACGCTGGCGAGGATTAAGAAGGCGGAGATGGTCCGGTTGCCCCAGGTCGAGACAACCACCACCGGCAAGCGCGGTCGGACGATTTTTTCCATGAGTGCCAGGAGCCCGGCGCTGGCGCGCAGCACGGGGCGGAGCACGCCCACGCTCAAGCGTCGGCGCGCCAGATAATCCGGGAGGCGGGATCGTCGTTGGAGGATCGTCATGAGGGCGAGCCAGCCGATGACCAGGCCCAGGAGGGTGCTCAGGCCGGGCAGGGGAATTGGGGTCAGGAACGGAAGACTCAGCACGATCATGGCAACGCGCAAGCCCTGGCCTTCGGTTTGCGCCAGGATTTCGGCGATGGACAGGGCTCCTTCGGCGGGAAGTTTGGCGGCGAATTCACGCAACCCTCGCGAGATCGAGGTCGAGGGTTTCGCGTCCTCGCCGCTGGACTCAGGATTGGGTGTCATCCGGCGAAGGGCGGCTGCCGGACGGGCGGATCCGAGCCGCGACCACCGAACCGAGGATGGCGAGGATGAGGATGCCGGCGACGATGGAGAGGGAGAGTGCGCTCGAGATTTCGATTTGGAACCACAGCTTCTTGGCGCCTGCTTCTTTCC
This sequence is a window from Verrucomicrobiota bacterium. Protein-coding genes within it:
- a CDS encoding divalent metal cation transporter, which gives rise to MTPMPAPARFGSILRFIGPGLILTASIVGSGELIMTPKLAGEAGFELLWLIVLGCIIKVFVQVELGRYAICTGQTTLEALDSIPGPRWKVSWLVWLWILMFIALTFQVAGIVGGIAQVLGSAGFTMPGRLIALFVGGSCAVLLFFGRYRLVENLSTFMVVAFTLATLVALGALQWTDYRISAAQVISGFQFELPDKFATAFAAFGIIGVGASELIYYPYWCLEKGYGKYVGRNDGSAEWNTRVQGWLKVMRSDAWISMIIYTVATAAFYLLGAAVLHAKGLKVSDKGMIDTLARLYLDSFGTWSFYLFLFGAFNVLYSTAFVSTASNSRLLIDVAGLFRVLDLTRPGSREQAIKWGCIVLPAISTSLFLVWEKPVTLVQVGAVAQGVMLPFLAVAALYFRYRRIPGPALPGQAWTLCVWISVLATTAAGLYQIFDTLFKK
- the recJ gene encoding single-stranded-DNA-specific exonuclease RecJ; the protein is MDGHGRMPPRDPWGRLCRRHLSGLRRPPGSDLGSPSRMVERIIRVNKRWILPKIPDEDVAALSGTLNIPPFLARCLWQRGQRTSEESGRFLSPRLRELGDPFALPDMDRAVNRLFEALAEGHPVVIFGDYDVDGVTATALLFEFLRDHGWRAATYLPHRLDEGYGLSVEGVDNCLERHPCRLLLAVDCGSSSADVIVQLQARSIDAIVLDHHQPGTPPPSPVAFVNPQRLESSSPLRDLCSAGLAFKLIHALVKEGRRREDARFVKTDVRLTLDLVALGTVADLVPLTRENRILVSNGLERLRATPREGVRSLIQVSGVRSSLGVSEVAFQLAPRLNAAGRIEQAGAALDLLLTRDKANAFELATGLDLCNQERQRIEKLIATEAVERARREMVDGQTWFIVVGDASWHLGVVGIVASRVLREFHRPAIVLGSDGENWRGSGRSIEGLDLSLALRECSDLLIRSGGHAMAAGLTIHPSQVDALRIRLNHIAQSRVTPEQWTPSLLLDAMVTSREITLENLDWITRMEPFGQGNHAVRLCLQGARLSRTPMRVGRDNRHLKFQVTDGLGSPLDAIWWNAPPALPNLDRFDIAFTPSVNEYMGRRLPQLSVLDLRPSADAS
- a CDS encoding exopolysaccharide biosynthesis protein, translating into MTPNPESSGEDAKPSTSISRGLREFAAKLPAEGALSIAEILAQTEGQGLRVAMIVLSLPFLTPIPLPGLSTLLGLVIGWLALMTILQRRSRLPDYLARRRLSVGVLRPVLRASAGLLALMEKIVRPRLPVVVVSTWGNRTISAFLILASVVLTLPFPPLVPMTNALPAYAILILATSTMVQDGWMAMVGCLLAILGAGYAVAIYLGSAALLVRIWDPLLEWWKGLFE